A portion of the Blastopirellula sediminis genome contains these proteins:
- a CDS encoding family 16 glycoside hydrolase, translating into MKRPLAIVVSLSLFSFVLANEPAPPKTQQLQPTKLISAEKFADQSAFGVKGKPGANGWRAGIGEWTIVDGAAYEKSERPSEKRPNGHEAVCEVVTDLGDLVLTGEFKLGDSPQVGFVCRDTNQPNHHLGRVVITPKAIWIQKMSGIAKETRREELTRVAAEIDPKAWHTVTVEVSGDRWIARIDDITLEAQHERFADRKGRVGMVARGDGAQFRNLALWDAKQPEAAK; encoded by the coding sequence ATGAAACGCCCCCTCGCGATTGTTGTTTCGCTCTCTCTCTTTAGTTTCGTGCTAGCGAACGAACCGGCGCCCCCGAAGACGCAGCAATTGCAGCCGACGAAGCTGATTTCCGCCGAGAAATTCGCAGATCAGTCCGCGTTCGGCGTCAAAGGAAAGCCCGGCGCCAATGGTTGGCGAGCCGGCATCGGCGAGTGGACGATCGTCGACGGCGCCGCCTACGAAAAATCGGAACGGCCGAGCGAAAAACGCCCGAACGGTCACGAAGCGGTCTGCGAGGTAGTGACCGATCTGGGGGATCTGGTCCTAACCGGCGAGTTCAAACTGGGTGATTCGCCGCAGGTTGGTTTTGTCTGCCGCGACACGAACCAGCCGAACCATCATCTCGGCCGCGTCGTCATCACCCCCAAGGCGATCTGGATTCAAAAGATGAGCGGCATCGCCAAGGAGACTCGCCGCGAAGAACTGACCCGCGTCGCCGCCGAGATCGATCCGAAGGCCTGGCACACCGTCACCGTGGAAGTGAGCGGCGACCGCTGGATCGCCCGGATCGACGACATCACCCTCGAAGCGCAGCACGAGCGGTTCGCCGATCGCAAAGGTCGCGTCGGGATGGTCGCTCGGGGCGACGGCGCCCAGTTCCGCAACTTGGCGCTGTGGGATGCGAAACAGCCCGAGGCCGCGAAATAG